Genomic window (Candidatus Margulisiibacteriota bacterium):
GCGTTCTGCATTAATGATATAAGAAAACTTGTAGGAGAACAGATAATTGACGAGCCTTGGGCTTGGCAACATTGGATAACTAAGAATTATAGTTCGGTAGAGGATTTATTGAATTCTCTGGGAGGTGATCCAAATGTATCTAATAAAATCGAGGGAGGTGAGTAGATGGGAAGGGAAATCAAAAGGATATGGGAAATAAAGCAACAAGCGGACAATCCAACAACACTTGATATGTACATCTACGGATATATACAGGGTGATTCTTATGATTGGTGGACTGATGAAATTATTGAAAATGAAACATCCGCTAATCATTTTAGGAGTGAGCTTGCAAAATATCCTGATGTAACACAAATCAACTTGTATGTGAATTCATATGGTGGCTATGTTTATGAAGCTATGGCAATTAGAAATCAATTAAAGAGACATTCTGCTAAGGTTATTGGATATGTAGATGGCTTTGCAGCTTCTGCTGCTTCGTTTGTATTAACGGCTTGCGATGAAGTTAAAATGTATAGTAACACTATGCAGATGATACATAATGCAATAAATATCGCTTATGGCAATGCAACTGAATTGAGAAAAGCTGCAGACGATTTAGACAAAATCATGGAAGGCAACAGAAAAGCCTATCTTGAAAAATCAAATGGCAAGTTGACTGAAGAAAAACTAATAGAATTATTAGAAGGTGAATCATGGTTAACGGCAAATGATTGTTTAGAATATGGTCTTTGCGATGAAGTTATATCAGAAGAAAAAGACATGACAGAAGCAAAAGAAATGTTGCAACAAGTAACTAAAACACTTGAACAGAGCATTAAATACAACAAAGCACTTGTAGCATTAGCAAAGGAATTTAAACAAGAAGTACCAAAAGAACCCGAGCCGGATCCAGTTCCGGAACCACCGAAAGAAAGCAAAATTCAAAAAACATTTTTATCAATTTTAAAATAAGAGAGGAGCAACAAGATATGAAAAACAAAGATTTATTGGCTTTACAAAAAGCAGAAATTATGAACAAACT
Coding sequences:
- a CDS encoding Clp protease ClpP, which gives rise to MGREIKRIWEIKQQADNPTTLDMYIYGYIQGDSYDWWTDEIIENETSANHFRSELAKYPDVTQINLYVNSYGGYVYEAMAIRNQLKRHSAKVIGYVDGFAASAASFVLTACDEVKMYSNTMQMIHNAINIAYGNATELRKAADDLDKIMEGNRKAYLEKSNGKLTEEKLIELLEGESWLTANDCLEYGLCDEVISEEKDMTEAKEMLQQVTKTLEQSIKYNKALVALAKEFKQEVPKEPEPDPVPEPPKESKIQKTFLSILK